From the Candidatus Krumholzibacteriia bacterium genome, one window contains:
- a CDS encoding alginate lyase family protein encodes MRRTHGTKRHIAAWLAVVGLALGCKSESAGTLQMDGIWISPKDLASLPTEGPSWEQLFQEAQQPAEHPNLSDQDEHTNVRVLAKALVAARTGNDDLRYQVVDAIHAVIGTEKGARTLAVGRKLAAYVIAAELVHLPPEEDARFRAWLRDLLGKELRGESLRSTHERRPNNWGTHAGASRAAVAAYLGDRAEMERTAQVFRGWLGDRSAYADFEFGELGWQADRDHPVGINPKGASRDGHSLDGVLPDDQRRAGGGFTWPPPHENYVYGALQGALTQAMILHRAGYDVWEWSDRALLRAFTWLQQEAQYPPTGDDTWLAPLVDSVYGTHFWDGKPTQPGKNLGWTDWTLAPPPEQVPARP; translated from the coding sequence ATGCGACGAACCCATGGAACGAAGCGCCACATAGCAGCATGGCTGGCAGTGGTCGGGCTCGCCCTGGGCTGCAAGAGCGAGAGCGCGGGCACGCTGCAGATGGACGGTATCTGGATCAGCCCAAAGGATCTCGCTTCCCTTCCCACCGAAGGCCCCTCCTGGGAGCAGCTCTTCCAGGAAGCGCAGCAACCGGCGGAACATCCGAATCTCTCCGATCAAGACGAGCACACCAACGTGCGCGTTCTCGCCAAGGCCCTCGTCGCCGCCAGGACCGGTAACGATGACCTGCGTTACCAGGTCGTCGATGCCATCCATGCGGTCATCGGCACGGAGAAAGGGGCGCGCACCCTCGCCGTGGGCCGGAAGCTCGCGGCCTATGTCATCGCCGCCGAATTGGTGCATCTGCCACCGGAGGAAGACGCGCGCTTCCGAGCCTGGTTGCGCGATCTCTTGGGCAAGGAGCTGCGCGGTGAGTCGCTGCGTTCGACGCACGAAAGACGTCCGAATAACTGGGGGACCCACGCCGGCGCCAGCCGCGCCGCCGTCGCCGCCTACCTGGGTGATCGCGCCGAGATGGAGCGGACGGCACAGGTTTTCCGGGGCTGGCTTGGGGACCGGAGCGCCTATGCCGACTTCGAGTTCGGCGAGCTCGGCTGGCAAGCCGACCGGGACCATCCAGTGGGGATCAATCCCAAGGGGGCGAGCCGCGACGGCCATTCCCTCGACGGCGTGCTTCCCGACGACCAGCGCCGCGCCGGCGGCGGCTTCACCTGGCCGCCGCCGCACGAGAACTATGTCTACGGCGCGCTGCAGGGTGCACTCACGCAGGCGATGATCCTGCATCGCGCCGGGTACGACGTCTGGGAGTGGTCTGACCGGGCGCTGCTCCGCGCCTTCACTTGGCTGCAGCAAGAGGCTCAATACCCGCCCACCGGGGACGATACCTGGCTGGCGCCATTAGTCGACTCGGTCTACGGCACCCATTTCTGGGATGGGAAGCCGACGCAACCCGGCAAGAACCTCGGCTGGACCGATTGGACGCTCGCTCCTCCTCCGGAGCAAGTTCCTGCCCGCCCTTGA
- a CDS encoding glycosyltransferase yields MKFNWFLKQIELREPVSDLTWDGRLFVVHVINNLNVGGAEHFLVQLMRAQIALGWHVGVVTLTEPNPLAHDIYGSGILYRGCARSRLNDPRLLFDLLALMQRLRPDVVHTHLFYADTFGRVAARLAGISALVSTEHSTEGWALSAKRRTVMRWTTPLCRRLVAVSEAVRQSAAARLRVPAARIVVIPNGIDVAALVQAQPLPRADLGVAADPFVIGCVGRMVASKGYDTLLRAVARLEGASAHPAGEQPRGVVAGNASSVQVLMIGDGPERRALRELAVRLGLEGRVRWLGVRADVPRLLKMLDVFVLPSTYEGHSIALLEAMAAGCPCIVSDIPEIVETVGEAALRVPPRDEGALAVALQELWQDPARRTGLGAAAQQAVQRFSITASAQSYSSVYQEILGTRHTPAARERGEPK; encoded by the coding sequence GTGAAGTTCAACTGGTTCCTGAAGCAGATCGAGCTGCGCGAGCCGGTGAGCGACCTCACCTGGGATGGTCGCCTGTTCGTCGTCCATGTCATCAACAACTTGAACGTGGGCGGCGCCGAGCACTTCCTGGTGCAGCTCATGCGCGCCCAGATCGCTCTCGGCTGGCACGTCGGCGTGGTGACGCTGACCGAACCGAACCCCCTGGCGCACGACATCTACGGCAGCGGCATCCTCTACCGCGGCTGCGCTCGCTCACGCCTCAACGATCCGCGGCTGCTCTTCGATCTGCTCGCGCTGATGCAGCGCTTGCGTCCCGACGTCGTGCACACCCATCTCTTCTATGCCGACACTTTCGGGCGCGTGGCGGCGCGGCTCGCCGGCATCTCTGCGCTGGTGAGCACCGAGCACAGCACCGAAGGCTGGGCGCTGAGCGCCAAGCGCCGGACGGTGATGCGCTGGACGACCCCGCTCTGCCGGCGGCTGGTGGCAGTCTCCGAGGCCGTGCGCCAGAGCGCGGCGGCACGGCTGCGTGTCCCGGCGGCGCGCATCGTCGTCATTCCGAACGGCATCGATGTCGCGGCGCTCGTGCAAGCGCAGCCGCTCCCCCGCGCCGATCTCGGCGTGGCGGCGGATCCCTTCGTCATCGGTTGCGTGGGCCGGATGGTGGCATCGAAGGGGTACGACACGCTGCTGCGCGCGGTGGCGCGTCTCGAGGGTGCGTCGGCTCACCCAGCAGGGGAGCAACCGAGAGGCGTGGTGGCGGGGAATGCGAGCTCCGTCCAGGTCCTGATGATCGGCGATGGTCCAGAACGCCGGGCCCTGCGCGAGCTCGCCGTGCGGCTGGGCTTGGAAGGGCGGGTCCGCTGGCTTGGCGTCCGCGCCGACGTGCCGCGCCTCCTGAAGATGCTCGATGTCTTCGTCTTGCCTTCCACCTACGAAGGGCATTCGATCGCCTTGCTGGAGGCGATGGCAGCCGGCTGCCCCTGCATCGTGAGCGACATCCCGGAGATCGTGGAGACCGTGGGGGAGGCGGCGTTGCGTGTGCCGCCGCGGGACGAGGGTGCCCTCGCCGTGGCGTTGCAGGAGCTGTGGCAGGATCCCGCCCGCCGCACCGGGCTCGGCGCCGCGGCGCAGCAGGCGGTGCAGCGGTTCTCGATCACGGCGTCGGCGCAGAGTTATTCTTCCGTGTACCAGGAGATCCTCGGTACGAGGCACACACCGGCGGCGCGGGAACGAGGCGAACCGAAGTAA